One Nematostella vectensis chromosome 10, jaNemVect1.1, whole genome shotgun sequence genomic window carries:
- the LOC5522086 gene encoding transforming growth factor-beta-induced protein ig-h3, which produces MRSLVSFLVVFLCACVGRDVEARKTFPGRRMGELEALHVGNKIPQTTAKRMHLCPRERLVVDYRCLRRRWLCVGTGIFRYVTEMHCCPGYAREPGLVGCPRDLYTSNKTLLEAITDLGLTKFAGMLNQSDEVFLHRSAIGPLTVFAPKDSAFGGTTVSISGEKIAKEVASRMVQEHVVEGKMVYHAIKTNQLLQTMAPGQTLRAAWAPDRETLVIQGAIITSENKPFRNGIIHVINHVIKPSLPATVTQYLHGTGQFTTFASLMRKLGTELTGHVTVFAPSDQAFERIHRRFLQMVTNNVDCLKPFVNFHIVERSLYTGGIRHRVDVTSRNGYRVHLTRHASTIIIEESLITTPDVTLKNGIVHVISDVMIAPAISFLGPFDLAKIHGARKFADFVRSHNLKHIIAAAETGPYTLLAPSDHAMELASDVISHMTRSKMKLEAFVRRHLLPKKLSVAEMHDGDRIRTMARTNRTDEMVTVNWYSNREILAVGGACVTRPNREVCSGVTHIINRVILPTTGTVSHSLVTRPRFKLLTKALRAAKLDKYLQNTNAITLFAPSDKAFRRLGKRKLFRLMKNVKKLRRVLLSHMVSGVVYSCMLRHDKLETLTSKSLRVVVSGEHMKVNGIVVRMRDLPATNGVIYELDAILSL; this is translated from the exons ATGCGTTCGTTAGTATCGTTTTTGGTAGTTTTTCTCTGTGCGTGTGTTGGTCGCGATGTGGAGGCACGCAAAACTTTCCCTGGGAGGCGAATGGGTGAATTGGAGGCGCTACATGTTGGCAACAAGATTCCACAGACCACGGCTAAAAG GATGCATCTGTGCCCGCGTGAGCGACTTGTGGTTGATTATCGCTGTCTGCGCAGGCGCTGGCTCTGCGTGGGGACTGG cATCTTTCGCTATGTTACCGAGATGCATTGCTGCCCCGGTTATGCTAGAGAACCAGGCCTGGTGGGTTGTCCTCGAG ATCTCTACACAAGCAACAAAACCTTACTGGAAGCCATAACAGATCTTGGTCTCACCAAGTTTGCCGGGATGTTGAACCAGTCGGACGAGGTGTTTCTGCACCGCAGTGCCATAGGGCCCCTCACAGTGTTCGCCCCGAAAGATAGTGCATTCGGTGGGACTACCGTGAGCATCAGTGGAGAGAAAATAGCAAAGGAGGTGGCAAGCAGGATGGTACAAGAACACGTAGTGGAAGGGAAGATGGTCTATCACGCGATTAAAACCAATCAGCTACTACAGACCATGGCTCCCGGACAGACACTCCGTGCTGCCTGGGCACCGGACAGAGAG ACTCTAGTAATACAAGGAGCCATCATCACCTCAGAGAACAAGCCCTTCAGGAATGGCATCATCCACGTGATTAATCACGTGATCAAGCCATCTCTCCCAGCCACTGTCACGCAATACCTACACGGCACAGGGCAATTCACCACATTCGCGTCCCTCATGAGGAAACTGGGTACTGAGTTGACTGGTCACGTGACAGTATTTGCGCCTAGTGACCAAGCCTTCGAGAGGATCCATCGTCGTTTCTTACAAATGGTCACCAATAACGTGGATTGTCTCAAG CCATTTGTTAATTTCCATATCGTGGAGCGGTCGTTATACACAGGAGGGATCCGACACCGTGTAGATGTTACGTCACGCAACGGCTATCGCGTGCACCTGACACGGCACGCAAGCACCATTATTATCGAGGAGTCACTCATCACTACCCCGGATGTAACTTTGAAGAATGGCATTGTACATGTGATTAGTGACGTCATGATAGCGCCTGCTATCAGTT TCCTAGGTCCGTTTGACTTGGCAAAAATTCACGGAGCGCGTAAGTTTGCAGATTTCGTACGGTCCCACAACCTCAAACACATTATTGCGGCCGCCGAGACTGGGCCCTATACCCTGCTAGCGCCTAGCGACCACGCCATGGAGCTTGCAAGTGACGTCATTAGTCACATGACGCGATCCAAGATGAAACTTGAAGCGTTCGTGAGACGTCATCTGTTGCCAAAGAAACTGTCGGTGGCCGAAATGCACGACGGGGATAGAATTAGGACAATGGCCCGGACCAACCGGACAGATGAGATGGTGACGGTCAATTGGTATTCAAATCGAGAG ATCCTTGCAGTGGGCGGAGCCTGCGTTACCAGGCCTAACCGCGAGGTGTGCAGTGGCGTCACCCATATCATCAACAGGGTGATCCTCCCAACAACCGGCACAGTTAGCCACAGCCTCGTCACCAGACCGAGGTTTAAGCTTCTCACGAAGGCACTCAGAGCAGCCAAACTAGATAAATATCTCCAAAATACAAATGCGATCACTTTGTTTGCGCCGAGCGACAAAGCATTCCGGAGGCTTGGTAAGAGAAAGCTTTTTCGTCTGATGAAAAACGTCAAAAAACTGCGTCGCGTTCTTCTCTCTCATATGGTCAGCGGTGTAGTGTATAGCTGCATGCTCCGACACGACAAGCTAGAGACACTAACGAGCAAGAGCCTGCGTGTCGTGGTCAGTGGTGAACACATGAAGGTTAACGGGATCGTCGTGCGCATGCGTGATTTACCCGCAACGAATGGCGTGATTTACGAGTTGGACGCAATCTTGAGCCTGTGa